The stretch of DNA CTATCTAGGCTATGGTCTATAGATCCCCTCAGAGAGGAAAATAACTCCCTCTCTCTAGAACTCACCAACACTCCAACTCTGACCCCGGTCCTGTGTATCTCTCATCTCTCACAcctacccctctctctctctctctctctctctctatctctctctctctctctctctctctctctctctctccctctctccatttgCTCTCCCCCTCCACTGTTTTTACTCCATCTCCCCTTTCCCAGAAATCAACAAGCTCAGCCTCCTCTGAGGCTTCAGAAACCTGCCAGTCTGTCAGCGAGTGCAACTCTCCTACAGCGGTTAGTACTGCATGCATCTAACCAATCGACTTGCTTTATTAGACAGATATACACTTGCAGAcgtgcacatgtacacacaggcGATGCGCAGTGCCCTTCACTCATTGTTATCTATAGTGTAAAGAGTCCTGTGGGCTCTTCTTGACAGCTGCAGTGCGGTTTGACGTGGACTATTCATGGATGTTGAGCACTTTGACTCAGACTTGTCTGTCCGTTCCGCAGTTTGGCTCATGCTCATCCTTCGGTACCTTCCGCCCTGCTTTCTCTCACACTGGCACCATCAGGCCTCTCTCTGTCATACTTCCTGCGTCCCCCACATTTAACCACTCCCCTGGATCCAACACCCCCTCACCCACATCAAAGGTTCCTAGCTGgaaggtttgttttcatttgcaattttacttttgagttttttctctttttaaacgTTCTTGCTTCTttgcttcttgtgttttattgccTTTAAAGCACATAAATCAGCGTGAAGATTAACCTCACAATCACCATTTTGCTGTTGCTCATGAAGCTCGGTTTTCTAATCTTTCCTCATAAAGATGTGCTAAACTGATATCATTTAACAACGCACTCATAGCCTACTGTAGTCTGCTCATATCTTCCTCAGCATCTAACCAGTTCATGAGCCAAATCAGCAGCTTCCATGTTAGCTGCTTGTACGAGCGGTGGATGGCAAACACTGGAGATGCTCAGTTGGAAGACAGTCTCATTGTTccgtctgctgctgcaggactggGCCAAACTGAGTTCCTGTGAGCCGTCGTTGGCCAGCACTCTGCAGCGTAGGAGGGAGTCTGTGGATAAGATGAGAGAACTGGAGGCTCCGCCCAGTCCACAGGGGTATTCTGGGATGCAACCAGATGATCCACACAGAGGGAGAATTGGCCCAGGAACCATTGCAACCAAGGTAAGACGTCCTCAGggagtaaaaatgtaaatgtcagtaTATAAATTTATATACCTTGGAAATTGTAGTGTGGTGAACtgcatatgtaaatgtgtgctAATCTTTATGTATTTCCTGCCTGCCTGTATCTCTTgatgtgcgtgtttgtgtgtgtgcgtgcgtgcacttCAGCATGGCGAGCCCCTCTCTCCAGCAGCCAGCACTCTTGCTATGGTTCTGACTAGAGGGTTAAGTATGGAGCAgcagaagagcagcagagactctCTGCAGTACTCGAGCGGCTACAGCACCCAGACCAACACCCCGTCATGCTCCGAGGACACCATCCCCTCACAAGGTAACACTCACCCTTGACAGTCACACAGTCCTTATGATACGGCACACATGACATCCATATACAGCACAGACCTTCTGAATTCCCTGTTCTTTTTCCAGGTCATTTTGATTGGAATCTTTGGACTTGCGTGCTTTTAAAAGTGCAGTGCTAATTACCTTTTGTGTCAATGTGATTACTGTAAATTACTATGTaaaaaaagcagctgtgaaTAACTCTTCAAAGCATTGTTGTTGTCAGtattttttcagtgtgaaaaatAGATACTCATGACTCATTGTCACTTCTAGGTTCAGATTATGAGTGCTATTCACTCAATGGGGATGCTGACAGTGAAGGACAGGCAGACTTTGACAAGTCCTCCACCATCCCTCGCCACAGTAACATTGCTCAGAGCTATCGCCGCATGATCCAAACTAAAAGGCCTGCCAGCACAGCAGGTCTGCCTGCAGGTAAAACTCTGCAGGGAACTCCAAATGGTGCAGGGGGAAGCGGCTCTGGAGTCATTGCGTCGGGGACGGCCACTATTCGCCGGACACCGTCCTCCAAAACTGGTGTGAGGCGCACGCCATCCACATCTGGCCCCATTCCCATCCGGCCCCCCATCGTGCCAGTTAAAACCCCCACAGTGCCGGACTCTCCAGGGTATGCCAGCCCGTCACAGCATCGTACCGGCAGCGAGGAGTTTCTTTATGGTGATGACCCATCTCCTAGTGACTTCATGAGGGCCTCTCCAAAGCGGATGAGTCTTCCCGACAATTCATGgggctgtggaggaggaggggtggacAGGACTGTTTATGCCCAGCAGGCCCCCGGCATGGCCACCCACGGTGCTGAGGAGGACCCTCTGCTTGCTGCCAACCGCCACAGCCTGGTGGAGAAGATAGGAGAGCTGGCAGCCAGCGCCCACGCCCTTGGTGAGAGTCAGTTCCCCTTCCCCAGCTCACTGCCTGGGGATCTGGCACAGTGTGTGCCCCAAGAGCCATCTCCTGCAACCCAGGAGGACAGGGATATGCTGGTGTCGATACGCCGGGGAGTGAAGCTCCGCAAGACATTGACTGACGACAGGTCGGCTCCTAGGATCCTGCGGTAGCTGAGGGAGAAGAAGGCTGTGAAGAAGCAGCTGTGCTGTCCTTATTTACAAACTGAAGCTTTGTAGTGAAATACAACAGCATTCATGTAATACATGAACTGAGGCACAAGTAACAAAGAGGATGTAACACGTGGTGAATGAAGGCCAGTCGATAGATTAATGAGTGACAAAGGACAGTGTCAAGTCATTTCGTTTTATGTCATGTATGTATTGCGTACGTACAAAGTAATCcatatttttttggtttttattcttctttttgtttttttgtctgtgggCTTCGTGGCTGTGCATCTCTGCTCCCTGTGTGACCGGTTGTTTCAGCCTAGTTGGTCCCTTTAGACCCAGTGATCAAGACATCACTCATGTGCATCATGGGATCGAatgctctgtgtctttgttcttGCTCttatgattattataatattgTGCGTTTCTTAATTAACACAGCCACCTGTCAGTGGAAAGTGATGGGCGAAGTGCTCTGTGAGCCTGTCTGTATGTTGTGTTTCTCATCATTACTGTACAAGTACCGTATTACTGTTTTGTCTCATAAGCTGAACAACAGCTGTGTAATTCATGTAAAATAGGAGCAATATGgcagtgtttttattgctgtacTGTATTGTCAATATATTCTGCAATTAAACAGGCTTTTTACTGGTATAGGGCttgattttctttgtcagaaaatgtaatgtctttagaaaatcaatatttatttagttatcACTACCAACATGTATTAatcactgtatatttatatcttaAATGGGCTTCAACTCTTACCCCCAGACTTTTTTGAAGTTTTACTTCTTATTACTTTCTCCACTTTAGATATTTCCTCTGGATCTCTCTACTGGAGATTTTATACTGCAGTTACAGTGGGCTATCAGTATTTTATGATATGTCCAATGCAGTAATCTTAATTTTCCAGCGGTCTGTGGGCTGTAGTTTTTTATGTTAAAGTcaatttttaaacttttgactATCCCTATTTTCTTCAGTAATTTTCTGCTTTAGTTCTCTATAACATTGCCCACAGTCATACTATTCACAAGCCTGCAGTCCTCTAAGAAAACAGATGGCGGCGCCAAAGACCCTTCACTGTGGCTGAGCTGACTGGCGCCAAAAGGAACAGTAATGGAGGATATCCATCGACATTACTGCTTCAGTAAAGATATTTGGCAGGCTCTGAAGATGGATAAGAGGTGGGATGAATAAGGTAACCAGGTAAGGACGTTACACAGCGCCCAGGAAGAACTTGTATACCCGCGAAACAACGGTAACATTAACAAGCTTTGCTAGCAAACTCACATTTACTATGtttacaaagaaacaaaaatggcCAAAACTGCATGTCTCTCACTTGAATGATGTCGAATGACAAAACTATAGCTCACATAAGCAGCGAAATATAGGCCATAGCTTACATGTACAATTCATTAAACGGCACAAATTCATTTTGGCCAATTCTGTGGTGGCTATATGAAATTTATAAAACCCCGTCATTATTCTTTTAATGATAGGCCCTGCTGGAAAACAACTCCTAAACTGACTATAAAGCAGTTTCCCTCCTGAACGGCAGCGAGGATGAACCACACTGCGTTTTGCGATGATAAGGAACCTCTGTTGGAGGGCACAATATGATATATGAGCATGAAGTCCAGAGCTACTCTTGTTAAAAGGGCACTTAACAGTGTACCATGAACAATATGTTTCATAGAATTAGAAGAAGTGGAAGAATGAAGCAAggttgagtgtgtttttgagatAGAGAGGAATATAAGGGATCTATTTTAATCTCTCTGACACTGAGTCATCACTGACAATTCTCACTGATTTGCAAAGGAAAATGGAGGCTCATAAGGTTTGAATAGGAAAAGATAATGAAGATTCTGCAGCTGGATCCAGTGGTTTGACCATGGATAATGAGCACTGGCAGTGTCTTTGCGTTTGGTCCCATGTGTAAATCATATAAGAGATGTTTCAGGACCACCATGACTGAAGAAATGATTAGTCGGCTTGGATCTGGAAGCCTTTAGTATTTTTTATGTTCTCTCTAAATGGTTCCCTCATAATCCTCTCAGAATCATAAATAGCACATTATTGAATTTACACTTTTAGTTCGTAGCCTTGAACTGGTCGAGTAATGGAAACCTGCCTAATGGCAGGGGCTTGCTGGGATAATTAACTGAGAAAAAGAACTGTGGAGTTTCATTGTACATCCAAGGCaatgttctttctctctcaactGTGTTTCAAAGAGAACATTATCACGGCTTCTCTCGAAAATCTCACCTCTTGGTTTCGCAGAGCGAGAGGGACACCGAGCTGTgctaattttcattttcttttatttttcaatgacTATCTCCTGTGTCTTTTGATGATGTGAGAAATCTTTTAATGTGCTAATAGAAAGTCGTCTATGTTCGGGGCTACAACGAGACACTGTTTAAATCAATGATCATTTCTTGTGTGCTAATCACTGAGGCAACCTCAGGCTCCCTTTAATCACAATGTTGATATAATAAAAGCTTTCCTCAGACAAGATGTGGCCCTGAAGTTGCACATTTTGTTTCTATTGAAACAACAGGCCATGCATTAatcatgaaattatttttggcttttttccTTCAAAGTGTTTGCTGTTCTCATTTTATCATACTCAATGAGTCTTTCAGTGAACAAAACGTCAGCCTTTAGGAGACAAGGCGTTCAAAGTACAAAGGCTAAAGAGAGACACAGTAATGAGATGGTTTGGTTTTGTTGGTCTTTTTTGTGcaactgacattttcaaaaacctGATGGCAGCTCCACTGCATAATTATTGGGGAAAGGTAAATTCTGAGCCAGGTTGCACACTTTGCTTAATAATGAATACCTATATTAATAAACAGCTATGGTTTCTACACCATAGCTTAAATACTACAGTAGGTGGTAGGAGCCTTAAGGGAATCATAGATCAAATCTAATTAGCCGTACCTAATACACGAGGGAAATGTCTTTATATTTATCCAGCTCCTCTAACTGCTTTTTGCCTTCAGGTTGTGATGAGGGAAAATGTCCTGAGGGACCCATATACTCAGGAACACAACAGTGAACACTTctacagagctgctgctcctgtcgGGTGTCATGGTGTTTCCAGAAATGGCTCTTTGCAGCTCTTCCAGGAGAGCATGTGGGGTAGGGTTTCCATAAATGTTCACAGATGAATAGCAACCAGAGAGCTGGATGCTTAGTCATCCATTTTAATTGTCCTGTCATTctttaataaacctgcctgtCTCAGCCAATTATTTCATTGACTTCTGCTGAACAGTctatttttaagacatttttaaacactGTACTTACTCTGTGACATAAACTGCCTATTAACTGATGTTAGTGCCAAGTCCTCTTAACTTTACCTTCCATCATTTCCTGTTCTTTTCGACCTTGTTTTTCCAGGAAAAATAAGATGACAATCAACAACTTACAGAACATACAAGTTACATTAAGGAGCCGTCACCCCCGCCCCCAAATCCCATCATCCCTTGTCTCCGAGGAGCACAGAAGCAAAGGTAGAATGTTTTAAATGCTACAAGGCTACAACCTACAACCTTCAGAAGCCAcgtctgcctctgcctctgtctgagTGAAGGGAATGGATTCGGTCAATTATTCATTAAGTAAGCATGAAGCTTTCTAATGTTCGTTGGCTGCTTTCttcagtgtgattttttttttccttaaatgCCCTGCAGCTCTCAGTTATCTGTTGGAGAAGAGGGATGATGAGaccgttttttttaattcattacagctttgttgttttttgttgtggtgtgtgttggcGTTTCATCTCTGTAGATAACTGCTGCAACCCTCAAGTAAACTATCCCTCACACTCTGGCCTGGCCCCGTGATTGAATTAGCCTTTGCTACAGCTATCTCCCATGCTGGCAGTCACAGTGAATTTCACCATGTGAGACAACATGATAAAAGACAGGATTTGATTTGCATTCATGAAGCACTTAGGAAGTTCAAAGCGAAGttacagagcagaacagagcaCGGGGGCCCTCTCAGACAGTTCAGACAGTGTCTATTTTAGATTTCACAATTTCACCTTAATGACAGTACCAGTGATGCTACATGAGGTCATTTCCCATCAACAGACTCCTGTCATATTTTGGTCTGAGGCTATTTTTGTGCACATATTTTTGAAATGCTTCTCCCTCCTAAGGTCAGATATTGTAAAAACACCAGTGAGTGTGGGGTGGCTCATGTGTCCTAGTGACACAGCCCACAGCTTGTGCCACGTAAAAAGAATGCACTGATCAACCAGTATGAGTTTTGTCCTCCAGCTGCAGGCTGAGATTCAAAATTGTCTGGGGACTCACAGCCAGTTACCAGTTATTGCCTGAAAAGAACAGTTTACTGCAGAGAGGGGTTTCGTCTAAAATTGCAGTGATGGATAGTGGTTTCAAATTGATAAGGATCTTTCAACGTGAGCTTTGATGAATTttcaaactgaataaaaatgtagtcCACAGTGTGTATGAGCAGAGGAACATTGCATGGCACTGTATTACATACAATGCATAACATTGCATCCCCAATGCTTATGAATATTGATCCATGCACATCTAAAGTAAAGGTTGACATGACATGGGAGAGAAACTCAATAGAGCACACAGCCGTGCTCTCTAGGCCATTATTTCCTTATCTTTTTGACAGTTCAGAGCCCTCAAGTCCATGTAATATTTAGTCTTCTGACTTGTCACGTAAAGAGGAGTGAGGGGAATTGGAAGTGTGCAGTCTGTGGGAATTAGCAGTAGCCACCTACAGATTAGGTTTAGAGTGCTCTGGGTATTTGGCACGCTAGCAGAGTgggaagggagaggaagagcagtCAGGGTGACAATGTTAATTTGAACTCTGGTGTGCATATAACACTGACTGCAAAGACACACGGAGCTACTCAGTGTAGGCTGTCTTAAACCATCATGTTTACACAGTTTAGCGGCCCAGATCCCAGCATTTGCATTTATATTGAtggattttacagttttttcttcAAGCTACAAATGAATCATGGTTGTGTGAACATGTGATTGAAGAAATGCAGTGCATTATAGCAAGTGTGACCTGAAGTTTAGAGAAGACCAGAGGGTGGTGAGTTCAGTTCCTAAGATAGCTACACAGGGAGAAGGTGAGTGCAGTGCATGAGTAAGTCCTCTTTCAACAACAACGGCTGCAAAAGTGTTCTTGAGCAAGGCAGCTCTAGCTGCTTCATTTGAGCCATTACTTTCAGAGAGACTTTATTGGTTGGTTTCCAGACAGAGCGTCACTTGGAAAAGGAGCATATGTGTTCACTCGACCTTCTCTGGACCAGTAGGATGAGCGGTTTTCTCTCTATCAACACTTCTTTACGCTCAGAGCGGATTTGTAGCAGACTGTGTCATGCAGCTGGGAGAGCTCTAGCTGCGTGTGCACAGGCTCAGCCAGTGTAGAGAGGTTTGAGGCGGGCACCCTCCTGACCATCACACAGGGTGGGGTTCACCGAGGAGTTTCCGTCCCTGTGCGCCGCCACGCCCCCGCGCTTGGCGCTGTCCGGTGCTCTGGTGCTGAACGCTGGGTACGAACACAGCCGACTGCCTGCAGCGCTGTTGACTGCGCTCACACAGCCGTGTTACCTGGAGCCACGAGACGGATCTCCCAGGATGAAAAAGCCTGAAGTTCAGAGGGGTCTCCAGGAAGGATCATATCGTGGATAACTATGAGGGAAATGTTTCTCAagtgtttctcttttcctttttaatgattttctaCCAACCACCTTGAGTCGCTTGGAGGTACATAACTTGGCCACCAACATGATTTGGGGTGTTTTGTTAAGCTGCTTTCTGACGGCGGCTGCTGGATATCAAACACAGGCGCGACTGCCTTTCTTTCACGGGCATGTTTTTGAAAACTCGCCAACGGCTTCTAAAGTGAACGGACTAAGCATTCCGGTGAGGCGCATCAACGCGCAAAAATGGTGTCCAGTCTCCGGAATGCACTTCAAACTGTATGGGAACGGCAGCGAAGATTTCCGCGCCTTCGCCCACCACAAACGAGGAAACATATTATTAAAAACTTCCCGGGTTTTAGACAGAGAGGCTCGCTCAGAATACCTGCTGAGCGTGGGTCTGTGCTGCCAGACCTGCGTATCGGAATCTGTCGTCTCCGAGGTTGCGTCGGTAAAAGTGGATGTTTTGGACACCAACGACCACGAACCGACTTTTCGCAGTGCAGACACCCTTCACATAACTTTAGACGACACCACTGCTCTCCGTAGTGTGGTGTACAGGCTGGAGGCTGTGGACGCAGACAGCGGCAAGAACGCAGAGTTGACATTCATTTCTGTCCCCAAAAATGGCAGTTTCTATGTTGTCCCGAAAACAGGCGAAGTTTTGCTGGTTGACTCCATCCTGGGGCTCCCCTCGAAAGTCAAATTCTGCGTTTTTGCCAGAGACCACGGCTGGCCCCCTCTGACCAGTAAAGCTGTAGTGGTTACTATTGCTCCACAGAGATGGGCGACGCGTTCTGCTGAATTAGCGCGCTCAGGAAGGGCAGGGCGGTCGCCGAGGGCATTACTTGACCCTGGCACCGTGATTTCCCTCAACGTGTCTGAAGATGCCAGTATTGGCTCGGTCATAACGAGCCTGAGTCCCACCAGGTTTCAGTCAGCCGCCTATGAGTTGATCTACCCGGAGTCAGAGACCTCTCCGGTCACCGTGGGGCGCGACAGTGGAGATATCACGATAACCAGGAGGCTGGATAGGGAGACAGAGCCCTTCGTGGAGCTCACTGTTAAGATTCAGGATAAACGAGGTGTGTAGAATATTCCTCCATTAATCCGCACTTAAGTTGGGTAATGCACTCCCCTGCTTTCCCCGGGAATTATTTGCATTGTGGTGATCATGCCCTATTTAAAAGGAAGGCTGCGCATTATGTGCACATGGTAAATTGTGCCGCCATCTGGACACCTCACCCTTCATCAGTGGAGCCCCCCAACAGGCCTGACATGTCCATCACATCCATACAGTGATGTCAGTGTATCTGCACCATAGGCTTACTCCACAGGTGTGCCTCATTATCATCAAGCCATCCACATACCTGAAATATCCTCCCAATCATGACACCTTCAGTGTGGAGATTTTTCATGTACACTGATATTTGGTAAATTTATTATGATATGCATGAGATGTTTGAATTGTGATCGAACATTAGACGCTCGTTTGAAGCAGGGAGCACATGAGTTTATGTTTAAGGGTCTTTGTGAAGTGGTTGAATTATGTCCTTGATTGACATAGTTTGTGACTGTGAAGTTGTTTTCAGAGCTAATCCTTGCAGAGTGGCAATCCACAGCGACCCGGTCTCTCTCATCGTTTGGCATTACCCCTCTAATCCTCCTCTTATTCACTCTCTAGTCCCAGGGATTTGAAGTAGCACTGCCACATTCAGGCATCCTCTGAAAATCTGGGAGGAAAGGTGAATCCTGTCAGTTGTTAAAGTTCTGTTTCGCTCCTCCAAAAGTTCGAATTCAAGCTTAAAaacaagaggggaaaaaacaaaaacaaaagcaaggaATCCAAATGATTTGCTTTGTAATTGAGCTGCACGGTGTGCAGGAAACAGTGtgcactgttttcatttgaattgcGTACTGCTGTTACATTGCACAGCATGTTCTAGATTGTAATTGCATGCCTGATTGGGACACATTCTTGTAAAGGAGTGTCTGGAGGTTTTTCAGAGAGAGCAAAAATAGTCAGAATTCTgacggctttttttttttttttctttttcccacaGATGCGTAACAGAAATAAGCCGCTCTAGCCTGACAGATATTCAGATACCTTCCTCCATTTTACCTCTCTCACCTGCAAAACTCTCCTCTCCTGATCAAAGGCATGGCATGTCCTTTATCCTGTGACTACAGCTTTCCAGACAGAATCCTGACGGAAGTCTGGGAGGACAGGCCTTTCTTCTGCTTGTCTCATTcccaatccttttttttttaaaagaatttttAGAGATTTATGCTAATCTCCCATGTGAATTTGCTTCCTACCGTTGCATGTGGGTTTGCTTGGGTGTTGCAATAAATTTGTGGTCTGTCTCACAGATAAAGGAGCGAGCTCACAGATACacgagagaaagagacaggatgAGTGAGCTGCTTTGTAGGTGTGCATCTGCCCTTgtgggtgtttgtttgtatgcaaGTGTGAGACTGCGTGGTCATATGAAAATTGACCCCAGGTACAAGAACAACAGTTTTAATAAGGCCCCATGTGTTGCATCGTCTCCGCTTATTTCACCATGGTGAACTCGCTGTAGCACAgagctgtccgtggtgctgacAGTCACCTGCTGAATGTCAAACAGAAAGCACTGTCAGGCAACAGTCTGGCAGCAGTTCAAAGAATAGTCTAGTCAGCAGCATTTAGTGATAACCttaaaaatatttactataTTATTCACATATATGGGTGGACCAAATGATAGCATGCAACAGCATGACAAGGCAAGGCCTCAAAAACCAGTGCaacagttgaaaaaaacaaGGCAGTGACAAAGGTATAGTACCACCTGTACCTTTGTAATAGTGCAGGTAGTTCTTATTGCAGCATCATTGTCGGGATTCCATTCAGCTGTCgagtttcctttcattttatcCACACCTTGTGCACTCTGAGCCTGTCATTTCATTCTAACACTAAGGTACCAAAACAGATGAAAGTCTAGCCTCTGAtgcaactactactactacgaCTATTAGCATTATCACCATACAGGCATCTCCTATAGCCTACATGTAAATGTGTACATTAGTGATTGGTTTTCTGCATAACTACATACTGTTTGTTCGCCAGTATAATTCCAAGaacacacatgttcatgtcCCCcgtgaagggggaaaaaagtccATGTGGTTACTGGTTAATGCAGATTTACTAAATGTGTGGTGAATGTGTTCATTAACTGGTTAATGTGTGCATGAAATGCTAATCACACTGGTGCAAGGCTTTCTTATGTTAATATGTTTGCTGTGGGTACAGTGTTATGATTAGAGCTGTTATTTGTGCTGTTCAAATGGTGATTAAAAAGTCTAGTTTGACACTTAGATATCTTAGATAAATTATTCTGGCACACTGCAGATAAGGGGGAGATGGAACAGCAGTCCTGGATTACTCTCAGTATGGGGTCTATCCTCATTGACATACTTACCTGAAAGAAAATGTGCTTACTAAAAACTCATCCTCTGTCCCCCCATGGCTCTTAGACGTGACATGTTTGAACACTGAGCTGTCTTTGTTGTCTGTTGTATTGATCAAAAACAACGATAAAAGAtttttgtttggaataaatgtTGAATAATAATGCTATAATTAGCCAAGTATGTGCCATCGAAATGTTTTACTATTAGGGCAGGGAGTGGAGTGCCACAGTATTATGCACAGATTTGACTCAGGAATTGCGCAGTTTGTCCTCCATGCAATAAAGAGACAGGCCTACATGGACCGCAATGTGTTTGCTCCTCGTAGTTatgaatataattaaaataatttaccaTAGCTCTCATATCAGCCCCTGCTGATAACCACATCTGAAATAATTAGTCAGCGGTGTGATTGGCATTTTCAGCAGAAATTGATCAGTTAATGTAATCATGCAACATATTCTCACATCTGACTGCTCAATGGAAACAGTTTCATTGTTTAACCAGTATGCACGTATTCTTTACTCTTGCTCATTACTGAGGTAATATTATATCGCATATTACTTTCATGGCACTGTGATTCATTTCACCACTTACTTTTTAATTTCACCCCCAAAGTTAGGAATTACTTTCTCTTttgcaaaagcaaaacaaacatttcacttaATTTCTTTTCGTTTAATTATACTTTAGTCAAAACTTTCTTTAACTTGATAGGGAAATTAGGTTGTGTAACTCTTTATCTGAGAATATTTACAGTATGGAGCATTATTTTTAGATAGCTGTACTTTTTCAGAGATCATAATAAGAGGTTTTTGGGGGGTTTTGGGATCTAATTAGGACTTTAGTGAATGTACATAAAGAGGATTTCAGGACCCCTGACAAGCTTTGACACTGTTCCTCCCACTCTGATGCATCAGATTTAGTACACAGTAGTATCACCTTGTTTGTCTAAGGAGTCTGTTCTTGCTCAGGGCGCCATGAAAGCATTCCTTCTTTATCCTTGACTAGATCCCCTGCTAATGCTGGAGAAATATTTACCTTCTAAACTCTATTCAGAACACCAACAATCCCCagagaaaacaatgaagtgatatttttctgacatagCCTCTGTGTATCAAACCAGcagtacaagaaaaaaaaaaaaggtaaaaagcaATGGAAGTAGGCCATGACTCATGACTCACAGTTATGTGGTGTTGTTTTgaggagagggagtgagggacCTCTACAGCTCTTCCTGTAAAGGATTTTTGCTGGTCCACAGAGGACGTCAGTTTAGATTTGTATTGGTGGGGAATTTCTGCTTTTGGTTGTCCCTCCCAAAGAATCCTTTTCTTTGCACTTGAGTAGGAATC from Seriola aureovittata isolate HTS-2021-v1 ecotype China chromosome 10, ASM2101889v1, whole genome shotgun sequence encodes:
- the mtss1la gene encoding MTSS I-BAR domain containing 2a isoform X1, producing MESVEKECGALGGLFQAIVNDMKSSYPVWEDFSAKATKLHSQLRTTILAAVAFLDAFQKVADMATNSRGATRDIGSALTRMCMRHRSIEAKLRHFTNALMEGLVTPLQDRIEEWKKTANQLDKDHAKEYKRSRQEIKRKSLDTIKLQKKARKGRGNLRPQLDSAMQDVSDLYLLMEETEKQAVRRALLEERGRYCTFINLLQPVVNVEIAMLGEITHLQPIVDDLTVLTEDPHKLPPASEQVIRDLKGSDYSWSYQTPPSSPSSTGSRKSSMCSLLQMPSAGAHRLSSVSSHDSGFVSQDANTHSKPPSPMPSDITSQKSTSSASSEASETCQSVSECNSPTAFGSCSSFGTFRPAFSHTGTIRPLSVILPASPTFNHSPGSNTPSPTSKVPSWKDWAKLSSCEPSLASTLQRRRESVDKMRELEAPPSPQGYSGMQPDDPHRGRIGPGTIATKHGEPLSPAASTLAMVLTRGLSMEQQKSSRDSLQYSSGYSTQTNTPSCSEDTIPSQGSDYECYSLNGDADSEGQADFDKSSTIPRHSNIAQSYRRMIQTKRPASTAGLPAGKTLQGTPNGAGGSGSGVIASGTATIRRTPSSKTGVRRTPSTSGPIPIRPPIVPVKTPTVPDSPGYASPSQHRTGSEEFLYGDDPSPSDFMRASPKRMSLPDNSWGCGGGGVDRTVYAQQAPGMATHGAEEDPLLAANRHSLVEKIGELAASAHALGESQFPFPSSLPGDLAQCVPQEPSPATQEDRDMLVSIRRGVKLRKTLTDDRSAPRILR
- the mtss1la gene encoding MTSS I-BAR domain containing 2a isoform X2 yields the protein MESVEKECGALGGLFQAIVNDMKSSYPVWEDFSAKATKLHSQLRTTILAAVAFLDAFQKVADMATNSRGATRDIGSALTRMCMRHRSIEAKLRHFTNALMEGLVTPLQDRIEEWKKTANQLDKDHAKEYKRSRQEIKRKSLDTIKLQKKARKGRGNLRPQLDSAMQDVSDLYLLMEETEKQAVRRALLEERGRYCTFINLLQPVVNVEIAMLGEITHLQPIVDDLTVLTEDPHKLPPASEQVIRDLKGSDYSWSYQTPPSSPSSTGSRKSSMCSLLQMPSAGAHRLSSVSSHDSGFVSQDANTHSKPPSPMPSDITSQKSTSSASSEASETCQSVSECNSPTADWAKLSSCEPSLASTLQRRRESVDKMRELEAPPSPQGYSGMQPDDPHRGRIGPGTIATKHGEPLSPAASTLAMVLTRGLSMEQQKSSRDSLQYSSGYSTQTNTPSCSEDTIPSQGSDYECYSLNGDADSEGQADFDKSSTIPRHSNIAQSYRRMIQTKRPASTAGLPAGKTLQGTPNGAGGSGSGVIASGTATIRRTPSSKTGVRRTPSTSGPIPIRPPIVPVKTPTVPDSPGYASPSQHRTGSEEFLYGDDPSPSDFMRASPKRMSLPDNSWGCGGGGVDRTVYAQQAPGMATHGAEEDPLLAANRHSLVEKIGELAASAHALGESQFPFPSSLPGDLAQCVPQEPSPATQEDRDMLVSIRRGVKLRKTLTDDRSAPRILR